One Mesorhizobium loti genomic window carries:
- a CDS encoding peptide ABC transporter has translation MADSKAKPGLLLDIRNLRIEATVYPPGEPPKNIVLVHDVSLTLEKGKVLGLIGESGAGKSTIGLSSMGYGRGGVRITGGEVILNGRDILKGGKEGFRKLRGREVCYVAQSAAAAFNPAHKLMDQVVEATLLHGTATRAEAEKRAVGLFKKLSLPNPETIGERFPHQVSGGQLQRVMTAMALCSEPDLIVFDEPTTALDVTTQIDVLAAIKDAIRDTHVAALYITHDLAVVAQVSDEIMVLRHGRLVEWGGTRQIIKEPRQEYTNALVSVHEIEHAEQKPGTTPFLSVKNVTAAYGRSHIKVLKNVSVDIYPGQTLAVVGESGSGKSTLARAITGLLPPEEGTVTFDGRPLANRLADRPKEDLRQLQMIYQMADVAMNPRQTVGTIIGRPLEFYFGIRGKERDRRVAELLDKIEMGKGFSDRYPAELSGGQKQRVCIARSLAAKPKLIICDEVTSALDPLVAHGILELLLELQKEENVAYLFITHDLATVKSIADSIAVMYRGEVVRYGPKSKVLTPPFDDYTDLLLSSVPEMEIGWLEKAIKGRRMASAGN, from the coding sequence ATGGCCGACAGCAAAGCGAAGCCTGGCCTGCTCCTCGACATCCGCAATTTGCGCATCGAGGCCACCGTCTATCCGCCCGGCGAGCCGCCGAAGAACATCGTGCTGGTGCACGATGTTTCGCTGACGCTGGAAAAGGGCAAGGTGCTGGGCCTGATCGGCGAATCCGGTGCCGGCAAGTCGACCATCGGCCTGTCGTCCATGGGTTATGGGCGTGGCGGCGTGCGGATCACCGGTGGTGAGGTCATCCTCAACGGCCGCGATATCCTGAAGGGCGGCAAGGAAGGTTTCCGCAAGCTGCGCGGCCGCGAGGTCTGCTATGTCGCGCAATCGGCGGCGGCGGCCTTCAACCCGGCGCACAAGCTGATGGATCAGGTGGTGGAAGCCACTCTGCTGCACGGCACGGCGACGCGCGCCGAGGCCGAGAAGCGCGCCGTCGGGCTGTTCAAGAAGCTCAGCCTGCCAAACCCCGAAACCATCGGCGAACGCTTTCCGCACCAGGTTTCGGGCGGCCAGCTGCAGCGCGTGATGACGGCGATGGCGCTGTGCTCGGAACCGGACCTGATCGTCTTCGACGAGCCGACCACGGCGCTCGACGTAACGACGCAGATCGACGTTCTGGCGGCGATCAAGGATGCGATCCGCGACACCCATGTGGCGGCGCTCTACATCACCCACGATCTTGCTGTCGTCGCCCAGGTCTCCGACGAGATCATGGTGCTGCGCCATGGCCGACTGGTCGAATGGGGCGGCACAAGGCAGATCATCAAGGAACCACGCCAGGAATACACCAATGCGCTGGTCTCGGTGCATGAGATCGAACATGCCGAACAGAAACCCGGCACCACACCGTTCCTGTCGGTCAAGAACGTCACCGCTGCCTACGGCCGCAGCCACATCAAGGTGCTGAAGAACGTTTCGGTCGACATCTATCCCGGCCAGACGCTGGCCGTGGTGGGTGAGTCCGGCTCCGGAAAGTCGACGCTGGCGCGCGCCATCACCGGTTTGCTGCCGCCAGAGGAAGGCACCGTCACTTTCGACGGGCGCCCGCTGGCTAACCGGCTGGCCGACCGGCCGAAAGAAGATCTGCGCCAGTTGCAGATGATCTATCAGATGGCGGATGTGGCGATGAACCCGCGCCAGACCGTCGGTACCATCATCGGCCGGCCGCTCGAATTCTATTTCGGCATACGCGGTAAGGAACGCGACCGGCGCGTTGCCGAGCTGCTCGACAAGATCGAGATGGGCAAAGGCTTTTCGGACCGCTACCCGGCCGAGCTTTCCGGCGGCCAGAAGCAGCGTGTCTGCATTGCCCGTTCGCTCGCCGCCAAGCCCAAGCTGATCATCTGCGACGAGGTAACGTCGGCGCTCGACCCGCTGGTCGCGCACGGCATCCTGGAGCTGCTGCTCGAGTTGCAGAAGGAGGAGAACGTCGCCTATCTGTTCATCACCCACGACCTTGCCACGGTGAAGTCGATCGCCGATTCGATCGCGGTGATGTATCGCGGCGAAGTGGTGCGCTATGGGCCGAAGAGCAAGGTACTGACCCCGCCCTTCGATGACTACACCGACCTTCTCCTGTCGTCGGTCCCGGAGATGGAGATCGGCTGGCTGGAAAAGGCGATCAAGGGACGGCGCATGGCCAGCGCCGGGAACTAG
- a CDS encoding peptide ABC transporter — protein MLDIKRIPIPALIGIILTALFVLAAIFAPWISPHDNAEIVGDVWEPMSAAHWLGTDNLGRDLLSRMIYGARITLFIAVLATALSFSLGAILGFSAAVFGGWFDTILSRLVDLLMSIPTLIMGLVVLSVLPTNLVTLIMVMGILDSTRVYRLSRAVAVDINVMDYVEAAKLRGEGSAWIIFREILPNALSPLVSELGLRFIYAVLFLSTLSFLGLGVQPPDADWGGMVKENKDGIVFGIGAALIPAAAIAMLAISVNLVADWVLNRTTSLKGGRG, from the coding sequence ATGCTCGATATCAAACGCATCCCCATCCCCGCTCTGATCGGCATAATCCTGACGGCACTGTTCGTGCTGGCGGCGATCTTCGCGCCGTGGATCTCTCCGCATGACAATGCCGAGATCGTCGGCGATGTCTGGGAGCCGATGTCGGCGGCGCATTGGCTGGGCACCGACAATCTCGGCCGCGATCTCTTGTCACGCATGATCTACGGCGCCCGTATCACTTTGTTCATCGCGGTGCTGGCCACCGCGCTGTCGTTCTCGCTCGGCGCCATACTGGGCTTCTCGGCGGCGGTGTTCGGCGGCTGGTTCGACACGATCCTGTCGCGCCTCGTCGACCTCCTGATGTCGATCCCGACGCTGATCATGGGCCTGGTCGTGTTGTCGGTGCTTCCGACCAACCTGGTGACGCTGATTATGGTGATGGGCATTCTCGATTCGACACGCGTCTATCGCCTGTCGCGAGCGGTGGCCGTCGACATCAATGTCATGGACTATGTCGAAGCCGCCAAGCTGCGTGGCGAAGGCAGCGCCTGGATCATCTTCCGCGAAATCCTGCCCAATGCGCTGTCGCCGCTGGTTTCCGAACTCGGCCTGCGCTTCATCTATGCGGTGCTGTTCCTGTCGACGCTGTCCTTCCTCGGTCTTGGCGTGCAGCCACCGGATGCCGACTGGGGCGGCATGGTCAAGGAAAACAAGGACGGCATCGTCTTCGGCATCGGGGCGGCATTGATCCCGGCGGCGGCGATCGCCATGCTGGCGATCTCGGTCAACCTCGTCGCCGACTGGGTGCTTAACCGTACGACAAGCCTGAAGGGGGGACGCGGGTGA
- a CDS encoding peptide ABC transporter: MKLIAQRIALGILLLLAISVLIFAGTQILPGDVAQAILGQSATPESLANLREQLGLNDPAYVRYFHWLGGVLTGNLGTAMSSGQDIATSIKGRLWNTLFLAFWAAIVAVPLAIILGLIAVRYRNGWVDKLISGLALASTSFPEFFIGYVLVYFFAVKWQIFPGISTVYDGMPFGERMQAIALPATALTLVVLAHMMRMTRAAILNVMQSAYVETAELKGLSAFNVIRKHAFPNAIAPIINVVMLNLAYLIVGVVVVEVIFVYPGMGQYLVDHVTKRDVPVVQAVGLIFAAVYISLNIIADIAAIIANPRLRHPK, translated from the coding sequence TTGAAGCTAATTGCCCAGCGCATCGCGCTGGGCATCCTCCTTTTGTTGGCCATTTCGGTCCTGATCTTCGCCGGCACGCAAATCCTGCCCGGCGACGTCGCGCAAGCCATTCTGGGACAATCGGCGACGCCGGAGTCGCTCGCCAATCTGCGCGAGCAGCTCGGGCTGAACGACCCTGCCTATGTCAGGTATTTCCACTGGCTCGGCGGCGTGCTGACCGGCAACCTTGGCACGGCCATGTCGAGCGGCCAGGATATCGCCACCTCGATCAAGGGCCGGCTGTGGAACACGTTGTTCCTCGCCTTCTGGGCGGCGATCGTGGCCGTGCCGCTGGCGATCATCCTCGGCCTGATCGCGGTGCGTTACCGCAATGGCTGGGTCGACAAGCTGATCTCCGGACTGGCGCTCGCGTCGACCTCCTTCCCGGAATTCTTCATCGGCTATGTGCTGGTCTACTTCTTCGCCGTGAAGTGGCAGATCTTTCCCGGTATCTCGACTGTCTATGACGGCATGCCGTTCGGTGAGCGGATGCAGGCGATCGCGCTGCCGGCGACGGCGCTGACGCTGGTGGTGCTCGCCCACATGATGCGCATGACGCGCGCGGCGATCCTCAATGTCATGCAGTCGGCCTATGTCGAGACGGCGGAACTGAAAGGCCTGTCGGCCTTCAACGTCATCCGCAAGCACGCCTTCCCCAATGCCATCGCGCCGATCATCAACGTCGTCATGCTCAACCTCGCCTATCTGATCGTCGGCGTCGTCGTGGTCGAGGTGATCTTCGTCTATCCCGGCATGGGACAATATCTTGTCGATCACGTCACCAAGCGTGACGTGCCGGTGGTGCAGGCCGTCGGCCTGATCTTCGCCGCCGTCTACATCAGCCTCAACATCATCGCGGACATAGCGGCGATCATCGCCAATCCGCGCCTCAGACATCCGAAATAG
- a CDS encoding ABC transporter binding protein — MSNELEFLSRRVAAGKLSRRDFLGRAAALGIAAPFANSLLSSAARAAGPVKGGTLKAGLVGGESTNSLDPALMMTQVPFAFGKCWGEMIVELSPDGKLENRIAEEIGSSDDAKTWTLKIRDGVEFHNGKTVTAEDVAATLERHSDEKSKSGALGYMKGIATIKASGKEVVLTLKEANADLPYLLSDYHLIVQPNGGKEKPDAGISAGPYVVKTNEPGVRHGGERFANYWQGDKMGHADQIEVIVINDATARTAALQGGQVNMINRVEPKIVDLIKRVPGVTIRNHAGPGHYVFIMHCNTAPFDNNDLRMALKLAIDREEMLTKVLRGYGSLGNDFPINSSYPLFTEIEQRKYDPDKAKFHYKKSGHDGTVLLRTSDVAFPGAVDASQLFQQSAAKAGIKIELKREPGDGYWNEVWNKQPFCASYWGGRSTQDQMYSTAYLSTADWNDTRFKRPDFDKMVLAARAELDEAKRKQMYHDMAVMVRDEGGLILPMFNQFIDATGAKVDGWVDDPHQELMNGYALAKCWLQA; from the coding sequence ATGTCAAACGAACTGGAATTCCTTAGCCGGCGGGTTGCAGCAGGCAAGCTGAGCCGTCGTGATTTTCTCGGCCGGGCGGCAGCGCTCGGCATCGCCGCGCCCTTCGCCAACTCGCTGCTTTCAAGCGCGGCGCGGGCGGCAGGACCGGTCAAGGGCGGCACGCTGAAGGCCGGCCTGGTCGGCGGTGAATCCACCAACAGCCTCGACCCGGCGCTGATGATGACGCAGGTGCCGTTCGCCTTCGGCAAGTGCTGGGGCGAAATGATCGTCGAGCTTTCGCCGGACGGCAAGCTCGAGAACCGTATCGCCGAGGAGATCGGCTCCTCCGACGATGCGAAGACCTGGACTCTGAAAATTCGCGACGGGGTCGAATTCCACAACGGCAAAACCGTGACCGCCGAGGACGTGGCCGCCACGCTCGAGCGTCATTCGGACGAGAAGTCGAAATCCGGCGCGCTCGGCTACATGAAGGGCATCGCGACCATCAAGGCCAGCGGCAAGGAAGTGGTGCTGACGCTGAAGGAGGCCAATGCCGACCTTCCCTACCTGCTGAGCGACTATCACCTGATCGTCCAGCCGAACGGCGGCAAGGAAAAGCCCGACGCCGGCATCTCGGCCGGCCCGTATGTGGTCAAGACCAACGAGCCCGGCGTGCGCCATGGCGGCGAGCGTTTCGCCAATTACTGGCAGGGCGACAAGATGGGCCATGCCGACCAGATCGAAGTCATCGTCATCAACGATGCGACGGCGCGCACGGCGGCCCTGCAGGGCGGCCAGGTCAACATGATCAATCGCGTCGAGCCGAAGATCGTCGACCTGATCAAGCGCGTGCCGGGCGTGACCATCCGCAACCATGCGGGTCCGGGCCACTATGTCTTCATCATGCATTGCAACACGGCGCCGTTCGACAACAACGACCTCAGAATGGCGCTGAAGCTCGCGATCGACCGCGAGGAGATGCTGACCAAGGTGCTGCGCGGCTATGGCTCGCTCGGCAACGACTTCCCGATCAACTCGTCCTATCCGCTGTTCACCGAGATCGAGCAGCGCAAGTACGATCCCGACAAGGCCAAGTTCCACTACAAGAAATCCGGCCATGACGGCACCGTGCTGCTCAGGACCTCCGACGTCGCCTTCCCCGGCGCGGTCGATGCCTCGCAGCTCTTCCAGCAGAGCGCGGCCAAGGCCGGCATCAAGATCGAACTTAAGCGCGAACCCGGCGACGGCTACTGGAACGAGGTCTGGAACAAGCAGCCCTTCTGCGCCTCCTATTGGGGCGGGCGTTCGACCCAGGACCAGATGTACTCGACCGCCTATCTATCGACCGCCGACTGGAACGACACGCGTTTCAAGCGCCCGGACTTCGACAAGATGGTGCTGGCAGCGCGCGCCGAACTCGACGAGGCCAAGCGCAAGCAGATGTACCACGACATGGCCGTCATGGTGCGCGACGAAGGCGGCCTGATCCTGCCGATGTTCAACCAGTTCATCGACGCCACCGGCGCCAAGGTCGATGGCTGGGTGGACGATCCGCATCAGGAACTGATGAACGGTTACGCCCTGGCGAAGTGCTGGCTGCAGGCCTGA
- a CDS encoding glutaryl 7-ACA acylase — protein sequence MKTVTEFPRKVVEFPDMGIVMPDGCRLSARVWMPQDAGDDPVPAILEHLPYRKRDGTIFRDQLTHPYFAGHGYASIRVDMRGNGDSEGLMDDEYSEQELQDACDVIAWAASQPWCNGNVGMMGISWGGFNCLQVAAKQPPALKAVISLCSTVDRYADDIHYKGGCLLIENFGWASTMLSYSSRPPDPLIAGDNRWRDLWLTRLENQSFLLPLWLSHQHRDAYWKRGSICEDFSAVKAAVLSIGGWHDGYRNTISHLVSNIEAPVKGIVGPWIHKYPHYAGPQPAIGFLQEALRWWDRWLKGAETGVEADPDYRAYVMDSVRPARWHPERPGRWAAEQEWPSPAIKTQTIDLLPKGSKPAIVASPQNCGLAGGEYFPFTFGPELPGDQRPDDALSVCFDQPELSDAIDIVGAPEVQVIFSSDRPQANIAVRLCDVHPDGASELISYGVLNLTHRDSHEFPHALVPGETVSARVVLDQCAYRVPAGHRLRIAVSNAYWPMIWPSPEPVQLTLSAATLALPLRPLAKGNEATFAEPEGAAPWATETVRPANSERHVDRDEKTGIVTLSIADDFGAVRDLDHGLVNGSIARETWTIHPDNPLSAAGKTHWTQTLSRNGWSVRTETWAEMRSDEQNFIVSARIEAYEGEKIVFERNFEEKIPRALV from the coding sequence ATGAAAACCGTCACCGAATTTCCCCGCAAGGTCGTCGAATTTCCCGATATGGGCATCGTCATGCCGGATGGCTGCCGGCTGTCGGCGCGGGTGTGGATGCCACAGGATGCCGGCGACGATCCGGTGCCTGCCATTCTCGAGCACCTGCCCTACCGCAAGCGCGACGGCACCATCTTTCGCGATCAGCTGACGCATCCCTATTTCGCCGGCCATGGCTACGCCTCGATCCGCGTCGACATGCGCGGCAATGGCGATTCCGAAGGGCTGATGGACGATGAATATTCCGAGCAGGAATTGCAGGATGCCTGCGACGTCATCGCCTGGGCGGCCAGCCAACCCTGGTGCAACGGCAATGTCGGCATGATGGGCATTTCCTGGGGCGGCTTCAACTGCCTGCAGGTCGCCGCCAAGCAGCCGCCGGCGCTGAAGGCGGTGATCAGCCTGTGCTCGACCGTCGACCGCTACGCCGACGACATCCACTACAAGGGCGGCTGCCTGCTGATCGAGAATTTCGGCTGGGCCTCGACGATGCTGTCCTATTCGTCACGGCCGCCGGATCCGCTGATCGCCGGCGACAACAGATGGCGTGATCTGTGGCTGACCCGGCTGGAAAACCAGTCCTTCCTTTTGCCGCTCTGGCTCAGCCACCAGCATCGCGACGCCTATTGGAAGCGTGGCTCGATCTGCGAGGATTTTTCCGCCGTCAAGGCCGCCGTTCTGTCGATCGGCGGCTGGCATGACGGCTACCGCAACACGATCTCGCACCTCGTCAGCAACATCGAGGCGCCGGTCAAGGGCATTGTCGGCCCCTGGATCCACAAATACCCGCATTATGCCGGGCCTCAGCCGGCCATCGGCTTCCTGCAGGAAGCGCTGCGCTGGTGGGACCGCTGGCTGAAGGGTGCCGAGACCGGCGTCGAGGCCGATCCGGACTACCGCGCCTATGTGATGGACAGCGTGCGCCCGGCCCGCTGGCACCCGGAGCGCCCGGGCCGCTGGGCGGCGGAGCAAGAATGGCCGTCGCCCGCCATCAAGACCCAGACCATCGATCTGCTGCCCAAGGGGAGCAAACCGGCCATCGTCGCCTCGCCGCAGAATTGTGGCCTCGCCGGCGGCGAGTATTTCCCGTTCACCTTCGGCCCGGAATTGCCGGGCGACCAGCGTCCCGACGATGCGCTGTCGGTCTGTTTCGACCAGCCGGAACTCTCCGACGCCATCGACATCGTCGGTGCGCCGGAAGTCCAGGTCATCTTCTCGTCCGACCGCCCGCAGGCCAATATCGCTGTTCGCCTCTGCGACGTGCATCCTGACGGCGCTTCGGAACTGATCTCCTATGGCGTGCTCAACCTGACGCATCGCGACTCGCACGAATTCCCCCACGCCCTGGTGCCGGGCGAGACCGTGTCGGCGCGTGTCGTGCTCGATCAATGCGCCTACCGCGTGCCGGCCGGCCATCGCCTGCGCATTGCCGTGTCGAACGCCTATTGGCCTATGATCTGGCCCTCGCCGGAGCCGGTCCAGCTGACCTTGTCGGCTGCGACGTTGGCCTTGCCGCTACGGCCGCTGGCAAAAGGCAACGAAGCGACGTTCGCCGAGCCGGAAGGGGCTGCGCCGTGGGCCACCGAGACTGTTCGGCCCGCCAATTCCGAACGCCATGTCGATCGTGACGAAAAGACGGGAATCGTCACGCTTTCCATAGCGGATGATTTCGGCGCGGTGCGCGATCTCGACCACGGCCTGGTCAATGGCAGCATTGCCCGCGAGACCTGGACGATCCATCCTGACAATCCATTGTCAGCCGCGGGAAAAACACACTGGACGCAGACGCTGTCGCGAAATGGATGGTCGGTGCGCACCGAGACATGGGCCGAGATGCGATCGGACGAACAAAACTTCATCGTCAGCGCCAGAATCGAGGCTTATGAGGGCGAAAAAATCGTCTTCGAACGCAATTTCGAGGAAAAGATTCCGCGCGCGCTTGTTTGA
- a CDS encoding CMP/dCMP deaminase zinc-binding protein, protein MTDISLIDRLLDVIEHDIVPKTADGVAHGNKLFGAAILRKDDRSLVLAETNNEIENPLWHGEVHCLKRFYEMPKAERVDTKDALFIATHEPCSLCLSAITWTGFDKFYYLFSHEDSRDSFAIPHDLKILKEVFTLDPGGYNAENAYWKSFSIRRLVRALPEAERQRLETRIGKISARYDELSVAYQANKSENDIPLN, encoded by the coding sequence ATGACCGACATTTCCCTGATCGACCGCCTGCTCGACGTCATCGAGCACGACATCGTGCCGAAGACGGCTGACGGCGTTGCCCATGGCAACAAGCTGTTCGGCGCGGCGATCCTGCGCAAGGACGACCGCTCGCTGGTGCTGGCCGAGACCAACAACGAGATCGAGAACCCGCTTTGGCATGGCGAGGTGCATTGCCTGAAACGGTTTTACGAGATGCCGAAAGCCGAGCGCGTCGACACCAAGGATGCGCTGTTCATCGCCACGCATGAGCCCTGCTCGCTCTGCCTGTCGGCGATCACCTGGACCGGCTTCGACAAATTCTACTATCTGTTCAGCCACGAGGATTCGCGCGACAGTTTTGCCATCCCGCACGACCTGAAGATCCTGAAAGAGGTCTTCACCCTCGATCCAGGCGGCTACAATGCCGAGAATGCCTATTGGAAGAGCTTTTCCATACGCCGGCTGGTGCGGGCGCTGCCCGAGGCCGAACGCCAGCGGCTGGAGACACGCATCGGCAAGATCTCGGCACGTTACGACGAGCTGTCCGTCGCCTACCAGGCAAACAAGAGCGAAAACGACATTCCGCTGAATTGA
- a CDS encoding ureidoglycolate hydrolase yields MTRITAQKLTREAFAPFGDVIDMGGDNHYPINGGKAERYHDLATAEATGPNARVLISMVRGTPYELPLKLTMVERHPFGSQAFIPLSPRPFLVVVCHDGKEGPGEPHAFITAPGQGINYSRNLWHGVLTPLGEPQDFLIVDRGGDGSNLEEFHFSHAYEIHLP; encoded by the coding sequence GTGACCCGCATCACAGCGCAGAAGCTGACCAGGGAGGCCTTTGCTCCCTTCGGCGATGTCATCGACATGGGCGGCGACAACCACTACCCGATCAATGGCGGCAAGGCCGAGCGCTACCATGATCTGGCCACCGCTGAGGCCACCGGACCGAACGCGCGCGTGCTGATCTCGATGGTGCGCGGCACGCCTTATGAACTGCCGCTGAAACTGACCATGGTCGAGCGGCATCCGTTCGGCAGCCAGGCCTTCATTCCGCTGTCGCCGCGCCCGTTCCTGGTCGTCGTCTGCCATGACGGCAAGGAGGGGCCGGGCGAGCCGCACGCCTTCATCACCGCGCCCGGACAAGGCATCAACTATTCGCGCAATCTCTGGCACGGCGTGCTGACGCCGCTCGGCGAACCCCAGGATTTCCTGATCGTTGATCGTGGCGGCGACGGCTCCAACCTCGAAGAGTTTCATTTCTCGCACGCCTACGAGATCCATCTCCCTTGA
- a CDS encoding allantoin catabolism protein: MDTIRMPERTYYAPHGGHPGQSELLTGRAVFTEAYAVIPKGVMQDIVTSALPFWDKTRVWILSRPLSGFAETFSQYIVEVEPGGGSDRPEPDAGAEGALFVVEGELTVLLGGKKHSLRPGGFAFLPPASGWTVRNEAKAAVRFHWIRKAYEVVDGLDVPEAFFTNEQDIAPTPMPGTEGRWATTRFVDPADLRHDMHMTIVTLEPGAVIPFAETHVMEHGLYVLEGKAVYRLNQDWVEVEAGDYMWLRAFCPQACYAGGPGKFRYLLYKDVNRHAKLGGADIGGRAR; the protein is encoded by the coding sequence ATGGATACGATCAGGATGCCAGAGCGCACCTACTACGCACCGCATGGCGGCCATCCCGGCCAGAGCGAGCTTCTGACTGGACGGGCCGTCTTCACCGAGGCCTATGCCGTCATCCCCAAAGGCGTGATGCAGGACATCGTCACCAGCGCCTTGCCGTTCTGGGACAAGACCCGCGTCTGGATCCTGTCGAGGCCGCTGTCCGGTTTTGCCGAGACGTTTTCGCAATACATTGTCGAGGTCGAGCCTGGCGGCGGAAGCGATCGGCCGGAACCCGATGCCGGCGCCGAAGGCGCCCTGTTCGTGGTCGAGGGCGAACTGACCGTTCTGCTCGGCGGCAAGAAGCATAGCTTAAGGCCGGGCGGCTTTGCCTTCCTGCCGCCGGCGAGCGGCTGGACCGTTCGCAACGAGGCCAAGGCGGCTGTTCGTTTCCACTGGATTCGCAAGGCTTACGAAGTGGTTGACGGTCTCGACGTGCCGGAAGCCTTCTTCACCAATGAACAGGATATAGCGCCGACGCCGATGCCGGGCACCGAGGGCCGCTGGGCGACGACACGCTTCGTCGATCCGGCCGATTTGCGCCACGACATGCACATGACCATCGTCACGCTCGAGCCCGGCGCCGTCATTCCCTTCGCCGAGACGCATGTCATGGAACACGGGCTCTATGTGCTGGAAGGCAAGGCGGTCTATCGCCTCAACCAGGACTGGGTCGAGGTCGAGGCCGGCGACTATATGTGGCTGCGCGCCTTCTGCCCGCAGGCCTGCTATGCCGGCGGGCCAGGCAAATTCCGCTATCTGCTCTACAAGGACGTCAACCGGCACGCCAAGCTGGGCGGGGCTGATATCGGCGGTCGCGCGCGGTGA
- a CDS encoding urate catabolism protein: protein MRYERDMRGYGANPPDPKWPGGAHVAVQFVVNYEEGGENCVLHGDKASEAFLSEIVGAAPWVGQRHWNMESIYEYGARAGFWRLLRLFSESQVPVTCYGVATALARSPDQVAAMQDAGWEIASHGLRWIDYRDHSAEDERRDLEAAIKLHYEVTGQRPTGWYTGRTSVNTVRLVAEEGGFDYVSDTYDDELPYWFEHSGGTQLIIPYTLDANDMRFATPQGFNSGDQFFAYLKDSFDTLYAEGQAGRPRMMNIGLHCRLVGRPGRVAALKRFVDYVKSHDKVWLARRIDIARHWQENHPYKPAALRPSKMEFETFVHTFGGVFEHSPWIAERAYELELGPAHDTAGGLHNALCRIFRSASETERLGVLNAHPDLAGKLAKARRLTAESTREQASAGLDALTDKERELFSKLNAAYVTTFGFPFIIAVKGKTKEEILAEFEARIGNSRGVEFETACKQVERIALLRLRDMLPQ, encoded by the coding sequence ATGCGTTACGAAAGAGACATGCGCGGCTACGGAGCCAATCCACCGGATCCGAAATGGCCCGGCGGTGCGCATGTCGCCGTGCAGTTCGTCGTCAATTACGAAGAGGGCGGCGAGAACTGCGTCCTTCACGGCGACAAGGCTTCAGAAGCCTTCCTGTCGGAGATCGTCGGCGCGGCACCCTGGGTGGGACAACGCCACTGGAACATGGAATCGATCTACGAATATGGCGCGCGGGCCGGCTTCTGGCGGCTGCTGCGCCTGTTCAGTGAATCGCAGGTCCCGGTGACCTGCTACGGCGTCGCCACCGCACTCGCCCGCTCACCCGACCAGGTTGCGGCCATGCAGGACGCCGGCTGGGAGATCGCCTCGCACGGGCTGCGGTGGATCGACTACCGCGACCACAGCGCCGAGGATGAGCGCCGCGACCTCGAAGCCGCGATCAAGCTGCACTACGAGGTGACCGGCCAGCGCCCGACCGGCTGGTATACGGGCCGCACCTCCGTCAACACGGTGCGGCTGGTGGCTGAAGAGGGCGGCTTCGACTACGTCTCCGACACTTATGACGATGAACTGCCCTACTGGTTCGAGCACAGCGGCGGCACGCAGCTCATCATCCCCTATACGCTCGACGCCAACGACATGCGCTTCGCCACGCCGCAGGGGTTCAATTCGGGCGACCAGTTCTTCGCTTATCTCAAGGACAGTTTCGACACGCTCTATGCCGAAGGCCAGGCCGGGCGGCCGCGCATGATGAATATCGGCCTGCATTGCCGACTCGTCGGGCGGCCGGGCCGGGTGGCGGCGCTGAAGCGCTTCGTCGATTATGTGAAGTCGCATGACAAGGTCTGGCTGGCGCGGCGCATCGACATCGCCAGGCACTGGCAGGAGAACCATCCCTACAAGCCGGCGGCGCTCAGGCCATCGAAGATGGAATTCGAGACATTCGTCCACACTTTCGGCGGCGTGTTCGAACATTCGCCGTGGATTGCCGAGCGGGCCTACGAGCTGGAGCTCGGCCCGGCCCACGACACGGCCGGCGGCCTGCACAATGCGCTCTGCCGCATCTTCCGTTCCGCCAGCGAGACCGAGCGGCTCGGCGTGCTCAACGCTCATCCCGACCTTGCCGGCAAGCTGGCCAAGGCCAGGCGGCTGACGGCGGAGTCTACGCGGGAACAAGCCTCGGCCGGCCTCGACGCGCTGACCGACAAGGAGCGCGAGCTGTTCTCCAAACTCAACGCCGCCTACGTCACCACCTTCGGCTTCCCCTTCATCATCGCGGTGAAGGGCAAGACCAAGGAGGAAATCCTCGCCGAATTCGAGGCGCGCATCGGCAACAGTCGTGGCGTCGAATTCGAGACCGCCTGCAAACAGGTCGAGCGAATCGCGCTGCTCCGCCTCAGAGACATGCTACCGCAATAG
- a CDS encoding hydroxyisourate hydrolase, with product MYREWEAPVAETSKADGGRLTTHVLDTATGKPAAGLSIALYRLDGSARTLLKTVATNADGRCDAPLLAGAEFRAGEYELVFAAGDYLRGQGTKLPEPAFLDSVPIRFGMAEAVHYHVPLLISPYGYSTYRGS from the coding sequence ATGTACCGGGAATGGGAGGCGCCAGTGGCAGAAACGTCGAAAGCCGATGGCGGACGTCTGACGACGCATGTCCTCGACACCGCGACCGGCAAGCCGGCGGCTGGATTGTCGATCGCGCTCTATCGTCTCGATGGTTCGGCCAGGACACTTTTGAAGACGGTCGCAACCAATGCCGACGGCCGTTGCGACGCGCCGCTCTTGGCGGGCGCTGAGTTTCGCGCCGGCGAATACGAACTGGTGTTCGCGGCCGGCGACTATCTGCGCGGCCAAGGCACAAAACTGCCCGAGCCGGCTTTCCTTGACAGCGTGCCGATCCGCTTCGGCATGGCCGAGGCGGTGCATTATCATGTACCATTGCTGATCTCGCCCTACGGCTATTCAACCTACAGGGGGAGCTGA